From the genome of Desulfobaculum xiamenense:
AGACGGGCCTAGTGGATAACGAGGCCGGGGTTCAGGCCTTCGGAGGTGATGTTGATATTGATGGACGAGGTGAGGATGTCGCGCAGCCAGCCGGATTTCTTTTCGGGGGCCTCGACGAGGGGGACCTTTTCGGTGATCTCGCAGAGCTTCTTGAGTTCTTCGATGGCCTCTTCCATACCGCCGAGCGTGTCCACGAGGCCGAGTTCCAGCGCCTGACGCCCGGTGAGGGCGCGGCCGTCGGCTATGGCGCGTACGGCGTCGATGTCCATTTCGCGGCCTTTGGCCACGGCCTCGACGAACTGTTCGTGCATGTCGTTGACGATGCCCATGAGGTACTCGCGTTCCTTCTGGGTCATGGGACGGAAGGGCGATCCGGCACCCTTGAGGGCGCCGCTGGTGAGGCTTTGACGCTTCACGCCGATCTTATCCATGAGTTCCTGGAGGTTAGAGAGTTCCATGATGACGCCGATGGACCCGGTGAGTGTGGACGGGTTGGCGACGATGAGGTCGGCCGGGGCGGCGGCGTAGTAGCCACCGGAGGCGGCGACGGTGCTCATGGACACGACCACGGGCTTTGCCTGTGCGAGGCGCTCCACGGCGCGTGCGATCTCCTGCGAGGGCGCGACAGCGCCGCCGGGGGAATTGATGCGCAACAGCACGCCGCGGATGGATTCGTCCTCACGCAGGGTCCGAATCCAGTCCGTGGTTTCCTCGGAGTCGGTAATCATCCCTTCGATGCGGACGAGGCCGAGGCGGGTATCGGAGGAGAACCCGTCGTCGGAGAAGCCGATGCGAAAAGCGGCCGTGACCCCCGCAAAGAGGATCACGGCCGCGACGATCAGCGTAAGTCCGAAGATGAAGGGATGCTTCTGAGAGAAGCTACTTCCTTTCTGCATCCTCGATTTCAGCCCTCAGCAGATCACCAAGGTTGGTGCCTGCGGCTTCGCCGGTAGAGGCGCGGAACTCCTTGGGAGCCTTGCGATCCTCTTCGACCTTCAGCTGCTTGATGGACAGGCCGAGGCGACGCTCGTCAGCGGAGACGTGGATGACCTTGGCCTGGATGGACACGCCTTCCTTGAACAGCTCGGAGGGAGACTTGACCTTCTTGCGGCTGATTTCGGACACGTGGACGAGACCCTCGATGCCTTCCTCGACCTCGACGAAGAGACCGAAGTCGGTGATGTTGGTCACCACGCCCTCGACAATGGTGCCGATGGGGTAGCGATCGGGGACCATGAGCCACGGATCCTCGGTGAGCTGCTTGACGCCGAGGGTAAACTTCTCGGCTTCCTTGTCGACGGTCAGGACCTTGGCCTGAACGGTGTCGCCGACCTTGTACAGCTCGTTGGGGTGACGGATCTTCTTGGTCCAGGAGATGTCGGACACGTGAATCAGGCCGTCGATGCCGTCCTCGATGCCGATGAACATACCGAACTCGGTGATGTTCTTGATGGTGCCCTCAAGGATGGTGCCCTCGGGGTACTTCTCGGCCACGAGATCCCAAGGATTGGGGCTGACCTGCTTCATGCCAAGAGAGATGCGCTTCTTGTCGGGATCGACACCCAGGATGACCACTTCGACTTCGTCGCCGGTGTGGACCATCTGGGAGGGGTGGCGCAGCTTGCGGGTCCAAGACATCTCGGAGATGTGCACCAGGCCCTCGACGCCCTCTTCCAGCTCCACGAACGCGCCGTAGTCCACCAGATTGGTGATGCGGCCGCTGAAACGCTTGCCTTCGGGGTACTTGGCGTCGATGCTCTCCCACGGATCGGGAACGAGCTGCTTCATGCCAAGGGAAACCTTGTGGTTGTCCTTGTCGAAGTTGAGGACCTTCAGCTCAAGCTCGTCACCAAGGGAGACCATCTCCTTGGGATGCTTGATGCGGCGCCAGGACATATCGGTGATATGCAGCAGACCGTCGAGACCGCCGAGGTCCACGAACACGCCGTACTCGGTGATGTTCTTGACCTTGCCCTTGACCACCTGACCCTCGTCCAGGGTGCCAAGAAGCTCCTGGCGCTTGGACTCGCGCTCCTCCTCGAGGAGAACACGGCGGGACACGATGACGTTCGAGCGGCGGCGATTGATCTTGAGAATGCGGAAATCGTATTCCTGATCCACCAGCGCGTCCATGTCGGGCACGGGGCGCAGATCGACGTGGGAGCCGGGGAGGAAGGCTTCGATGCCACCGAGGTCGACCGTGTAACCGCCCTTGATGCGGCGCACGATGCGGCCCTTGATGGTGTTGTCCTTCTCCTGGATCTCTTCGATGGAATCGAAGAGCTGCATGCGCTTGGCCTTCTCCCGGGAGAGGATGATGGTGCCTTCGGACTCGTTCTTGCGAACAACGTAGACGTCCACCTTGTCGCCCACGGAGACGGTGACTTTGCCGTCAGCGCTGAGGAACTCGGAAACCGGGATCTGTCCCTCGGACTTGAAGTTCACGTCAACGAGGACATGCTCCTCGCCAACCTTGACAACTTCGCCGGGGACGATGCTGCCCTCATCCAGATCGCCGGAATTGGCGCTGGGAAGGTAGTTTTCCAGAGCATCCTCAAAGCTGACTTCGTCGGCAGACAGGATGTTTTCCATTTCTTCGGTCGTTGCTACCATGTGTTACCTCCAACAACAATAATCCGGGCTACGTATCAGACCCACGTCCGCCTTGCAAGCCAAATATTTTTGCGGCTTCGGCGTTCTCCGCTCGTGGGCGGTTTGCCCATGCCGGAGGAAAGGTCCGTGTCGGATCGTCGTCTTGAATGTATAGGTGATCCATCGCAGTGCGTCCACACGGCAATGCTGTTTCATGCAAAAATGCGTGTCCGTCGCTTTGTCCGCTGCCGAAACAGGATTGATTTGCCGCGTGCGCGTGTGCTGATGTTTTTGGAAAAATCGTGTGAACCCCGCCGTGCAGGCGTTTTCCGTCGGACGTCGTGCGCGGGGTTCCCCGCAGGACTCGTCAGGCCAGCGCCACCAGATCGTAGTCCTGCGCTTCCTCGATGTTGGCGCGGACCATGGCGCCCGGTGCCACTCCGGGGCCGGAGACGTAGGTCACGCCGTCCACCTCGGGGGCCTGGAACCATGTGCGCCCCACATGCAGGCCGGGCCACTCCGGATGCACCGCATCCACCAGCACGTCCTGCACGGTGCCCGCGTGCTCGGCGAGTAGTTCCGCGCTGATCTCGCGCTGCACTTCCATGAGCCGGGCGCGCCGCTCCTCGATGACCTCGGCGGGCACCTTGTCCGCAAGCTCGTGGGCGCGGGTGCCTTCCTCGTCGCAGAAGCCGAACACGCCCAGATGCGTGAAGCGGGCCTCGCGCACGAAATCGACCAGCGCGTCGAAGTGCGCGTCCGTCTCTCCGGGGTAGCCGACGATGATCGAGGTGCGAAGCGCCGCCTCCGGGAAGCGCGAGCGAACGCGCTCCAGCGCGATGCGCGGGTCGCGCGCGAAGGGGCGGCCCATGCTCTTCAGAATGTCCGGATGGGCGTGCTGGAGCGGGATGTCGAAATAGGGGACAAGCGGCGATCCGGCCTGGCGCATGAAGTCCAGAAGTCCGTCGGTGAGGCCGCCGGGATAGAGATACATCGGGCGCAGCCAGCGCAGGCCGTCGATGGGGAGCAGGCGTTCGAGCAGCGGCACCAGTCCGTCCTTCTCGCCCCGGTCCATGCCGTAGGCCGTGAGGTCCTGCGCCACGAGGACCAGCTCGGGCACGCCTGCGGCCACCAGTTCGCGGGCCTCGCGTTCGATGACGTCCAGCGGGCGGCTGACCAGCCTGCCGCGCAGATTGGGGATGGTGCAGAAGGAACAGGCGTGGTTGCAGCCCTCGCTGACCTTCAGGTAGGCGAAGCTCGGCCCGGTGGAAAGCGCGCGCTCGAAGGGCTCTGGGATGTGCGGCTCGCGACCCAGCGCCTCGGCGATGGCCTCGGGCCAGCGGTCCGCTTCGAGGGTCTTGAGCCAGAGGTCAACCTCGGGAATCTCCGGAATCAGTTCGTCGCGGTAACGGCTGACGAGGCAGCCGGTCACGGCGAGGACCGGACGCGGTTCGAGATCGGCGATTTCCTCGGCAAGCCCGATGATGGTCTCGACGGATTCCTGCACTGCGGGCGCGATGAAGCCGCAGGTGTTGACGAGGACCACGTCGGCCTCCTCGGGCGAGTCCACGGGGATGAAGGCCGGCTCGAAGCAGGCAAGCATGCGCTCGGTATCGACCCTGTTCTTGGGGCAGCCGAGGCTGACGGAATAGATGCGTACGGGATTCATGGATGACCTCTTGGTGGGATGGGCGGCGCTGCGGCATGCGAGCGTCTCCGCCGGGGGTCGTTACCCTACTTGAAGTTGGCTTACAAGCCGGGTACAAGCAGAGGATGATCCCCGTCCCGACCCATCCGGCCTGCAACATGCCGAAAAGGCGCGGCATCGAATAGGAAGACGCAATGAGAACCTGCTTTTCCCGGGATGACGGAATCGGATACCACATCGCCCTCGCTGGCACGGGCGAGCCGTTCGCGCTGCTCGTCGATCTGCTCGCCCGTGAGACGGCGGGCGGCGGAGAGGGGCGTGTGGCCTTGGCGGCCGTGCTTTCGCGTGATGTCGCCGATGGCCTGCGCATCCGTCTGGACGAACTTGGCGTGGCGATCTTTCCCGATGCCGTGGAGATGTTCCGGGCCTGCCCGCAGGTGAACCTCGTCTTCGACCTGTGCTCCGAGGTCGAGGCCGAAGGCGACATGCTGGCTGGAGTTCCTGTGGACGTGCCGGTGCTTGGGCGTCCGTCGGCGTCGCTACTGTGGGAGCTTCTAAGCGGCGTCGTCCCCGTCACCGGACGCACGGTGCGCCGCTCCCACGCCCGCGAGATGCTTATGACCATCATCAACGGCGTGGAAGAGGACATTTTGCTCCTCGATGCGCAGGGGCGCATTGTGGACATGAACGCGCAGGTCTGCGAGCGGCATGCGCGGTCCAAGGACGAGCTTGTTGGGCATCACTGCCTCGAACTGGAGGGTGACGGCTTCTGCCGCCGCGACGAGGGCGAGTGCCCCTTCAGCCAGACACTGCGCACCGGGCGCAAGGCCGAGGCCCTGCACACCAGCGTGGACGGGGATGGGCGGGTCTTCTATCACCGCATCTACACCTATCCGGTCTTCTCGCCCAAGGGGCGGCTGACCCACGTGGTGGAGATGCGCCGTGACATCACGGACCGCACGCACACCGAGCAGCAACTCCAGCAGGCCCAGAAGATGGCTGCCATCGGAGAGCTTTCGACCTACGTCGCCCACGAGATACGAAATCCCCTCTTCGCCATCGGCGGCTTTGCCAACTCGCTTCTGCGCTCACCGGGGCTGACCGAGAGCGAGCGCGAGAAGGTGGGCATTATCCTCAAGGAGTCGCGGCGGCTGGAGACCATCCTCCGGAGCATGCTCAATTTCGCCCGTCCCACGGATGGACGCTCCGCGGCGGTGGAGGTCAATGCCGTGGTCGAGGAGACGGTGCAGCTCATGCGCTCCGGCTGCGAGCACCACGGGGTGCGTGTCGAGATGAACCTCGATCTTGGCGTGGCCCGCGCGCGTGGCGTGCCGGAACTTATCAAGCAGTGCCTCATCAACATGGTCAAGAATTCCATGGAGGCCATGGAGGGCGGTGGGACCGTGCGCCTTGCCACGGGCATGACTGGGCGCTGGGTGGAGATCGTTGTCGCCGACGACGGTCCCGGCATCCCGGAAAACATCCAGAACCAGATTTTCAATCCGTTCTTCAGCACCAAGGACAAAGGGTCCGGCCTTGGGCTGGCCATGAGCCGGAAGATCGTGGACGACCTTGGCGGTCGGCTCACCCTTGAAAGTCGTCCCGGGCAGGGGACAACGGTCACCATGCATCTCGTGCCGGTGGCGGCCGTGGATGCGTCCGAACTGGACGAGCGGCCCGACCCGGAGTAAGGAAGGACGGTCGCGAC
Proteins encoded in this window:
- the sppA gene encoding signal peptide peptidase SppA → MQKGSSFSQKHPFIFGLTLIVAAVILFAGVTAAFRIGFSDDGFSSDTRLGLVRIEGMITDSEETTDWIRTLREDESIRGVLLRINSPGGAVAPSQEIARAVERLAQAKPVVVSMSTVAASGGYYAAAPADLIVANPSTLTGSIGVIMELSNLQELMDKIGVKRQSLTSGALKGAGSPFRPMTQKEREYLMGIVNDMHEQFVEAVAKGREMDIDAVRAIADGRALTGRQALELGLVDTLGGMEEAIEELKKLCEITEKVPLVEAPEKKSGWLRDILTSSININITSEGLNPGLVIH
- a CDS encoding 30S ribosomal protein S1, with translation MVATTEEMENILSADEVSFEDALENYLPSANSGDLDEGSIVPGEVVKVGEEHVLVDVNFKSEGQIPVSEFLSADGKVTVSVGDKVDVYVVRKNESEGTIILSREKAKRMQLFDSIEEIQEKDNTIKGRIVRRIKGGYTVDLGGIEAFLPGSHVDLRPVPDMDALVDQEYDFRILKINRRRSNVIVSRRVLLEEERESKRQELLGTLDEGQVVKGKVKNITEYGVFVDLGGLDGLLHITDMSWRRIKHPKEMVSLGDELELKVLNFDKDNHKVSLGMKQLVPDPWESIDAKYPEGKRFSGRITNLVDYGAFVELEEGVEGLVHISEMSWTRKLRHPSQMVHTGDEVEVVILGVDPDKKRISLGMKQVSPNPWDLVAEKYPEGTILEGTIKNITEFGMFIGIEDGIDGLIHVSDISWTKKIRHPNELYKVGDTVQAKVLTVDKEAEKFTLGVKQLTEDPWLMVPDRYPIGTIVEGVVTNITDFGLFVEVEEGIEGLVHVSEISRKKVKSPSELFKEGVSIQAKVIHVSADERRLGLSIKQLKVEEDRKAPKEFRASTGEAAGTNLGDLLRAEIEDAERK
- the rimO gene encoding 30S ribosomal protein S12 methylthiotransferase RimO, with translation MNPVRIYSVSLGCPKNRVDTERMLACFEPAFIPVDSPEEADVVLVNTCGFIAPAVQESVETIIGLAEEIADLEPRPVLAVTGCLVSRYRDELIPEIPEVDLWLKTLEADRWPEAIAEALGREPHIPEPFERALSTGPSFAYLKVSEGCNHACSFCTIPNLRGRLVSRPLDVIEREARELVAAGVPELVLVAQDLTAYGMDRGEKDGLVPLLERLLPIDGLRWLRPMYLYPGGLTDGLLDFMRQAGSPLVPYFDIPLQHAHPDILKSMGRPFARDPRIALERVRSRFPEAALRTSIIVGYPGETDAHFDALVDFVREARFTHLGVFGFCDEEGTRAHELADKVPAEVIEERRARLMEVQREISAELLAEHAGTVQDVLVDAVHPEWPGLHVGRTWFQAPEVDGVTYVSGPGVAPGAMVRANIEEAQDYDLVALA
- a CDS encoding two-component system sensor histidine kinase NtrB, encoding MRTCFSRDDGIGYHIALAGTGEPFALLVDLLARETAGGGEGRVALAAVLSRDVADGLRIRLDELGVAIFPDAVEMFRACPQVNLVFDLCSEVEAEGDMLAGVPVDVPVLGRPSASLLWELLSGVVPVTGRTVRRSHAREMLMTIINGVEEDILLLDAQGRIVDMNAQVCERHARSKDELVGHHCLELEGDGFCRRDEGECPFSQTLRTGRKAEALHTSVDGDGRVFYHRIYTYPVFSPKGRLTHVVEMRRDITDRTHTEQQLQQAQKMAAIGELSTYVAHEIRNPLFAIGGFANSLLRSPGLTESEREKVGIILKESRRLETILRSMLNFARPTDGRSAAVEVNAVVEETVQLMRSGCEHHGVRVEMNLDLGVARARGVPELIKQCLINMVKNSMEAMEGGGTVRLATGMTGRWVEIVVADDGPGIPENIQNQIFNPFFSTKDKGSGLGLAMSRKIVDDLGGRLTLESRPGQGTTVTMHLVPVAAVDASELDERPDPE